A stretch of the Capsicum annuum cultivar UCD-10X-F1 chromosome 8, UCD10Xv1.1, whole genome shotgun sequence genome encodes the following:
- the LOC107838745 gene encoding protein SLOW GREEN 1, chloroplastic — MNSTLTINSSSSFPSILTVPTTTTTSPRKAIVVPSCVTKNDKSNPFVSTLKYTGLTAIIFSATIALKKLPARAETPQIVLTEQQQQKKNQENPLTQFLESNAEAIDALKNLLKEKLESGEDEESLSILKKLLLAQPDNQEWKFLVARLLNEMGRIQESREVFEEILLDSPLSFEALFENALLMDRCGEGANVIKRLEEALKLADDEGKLKECRDIRFIIAQVQFLQKNIDEALRSYDELEKEDPKDFRSYFCKGMIYSLLDRNKEATEQFAKYKELSPRKFEVEGYLRTALSRMKLFGTDEKES; from the coding sequence ATGAACTCCACTTTAACTATCAATTCATCATCATCCTTTCCGTCCATTCTCACAgtcccaacaacaacaacaacaagtcctCGTAAAGCCATCGTGGTTCCATCTTGCGTAACGAAAAATGATAAGTCAAACCCATTCGTATCTACCCTCAAGTACACGGGACTCACAGCCATCATTTTCTCAGCCACCATTGCCTTAAAGAAACTCCCAGCACGAGCTGAAACCCCACAAATTGTTCTaacagaacaacaacaacaaaaaaaaaatcaagaaaacccaTTAACACAGTTCTTGGAATCGAATGCTGAAGCAATCGACGCGTTAAAGAATCTCCTCAAGGAGAAGTTAGAATCAGGGGAAGACGAAGAAAGCTTGAGTATTCTAAAGAAGTTGTTATTAGCACAACCTGACAATCAAGAATGGAAGTTCTTGGTTGCGAGGTTATTGAATGAAATGGGTAGGATTCAAGAATCGAGGGAAGTATTCGAGGAGATATTGTTGGATAGTCCTTTATCATTCGAGGCATTGTTTGAGAACGCGTTGTTAATGGATAGGTGTGGTGAGGGAGCGAATGTGATTAAGCGTTTAGAGGAAGCGTTGAAGCTTGCTGATGACGAAGGGAAATTGAAGGAATGTAGGGATATTCGGTTTATAATAGCACAAGTACAGTTCTTGCAGAAGAATATTGACGAAGCGTTGAGGAGTTACGACGAACTTGAGAAAGAGGATCCGAAAGATTTTAGGTCTTATTTTTGTAAAGGAATGATATATAGTTTGCTTGATAGGAATAAGGAAGCTACAGAGCAATTCGCGAAGTATAAGGAGCTTTCGCCTAGGAAATTCGAAGTGGAAGGTTATTTGAGGACGGCTTTGTCAAGGATGAAGCTCTTTGGAACTGATGAAAAAGAGAGTTGA